The following coding sequences lie in one Bordetella genomosp. 9 genomic window:
- a CDS encoding ABC transporter permease has product MPKIVLLWTDVALYLIVLAVLAYGWHVRRTPTLRANWLRVAQDGPAMCAAVVLLAFAAVGLLDSVHYRPRLPPLPGAPADAPVAYAPSARSLLDAVLGGSVLTRPEKTYSAPLAARQFTKETMLVDGHPVRDFPRLRAGAAHLSDPDAQRPADAARRAVYGLAGGVAMALGAGCLLGAALARRRGGWRAAMRDVLRGDTEVRWRAMWVTLAVLCAVGGVLAGLATGYHPLGTDRTGNDVLWQAIKSVRTALVIGSLTTLAMLPPAMGFGIAAGYFKGKVDDAITYLYTTLTSIPGVLLVAACVLMMQVYIDNNPSRFPTSAERADLRLFLLCLILGLTGWAGLCRLVRAEVLKLRELEYVQAARAFGVSQWGIMRRHLVPNVMHIVLITVVLEFSSLVLYEAVLSYLGIGVDPSMNSFGSMIDAARLEMSMDPMIWWNLGTAFVFMLALVLAANLFADGVRAAFDPRSRKFRPRRAPVLAPARSGGLFAASPVAAESRELSRGQGEGR; this is encoded by the coding sequence ATGCCCAAGATCGTTCTCTTGTGGACCGACGTCGCGTTGTACCTGATCGTGCTGGCCGTGCTCGCCTACGGCTGGCACGTCCGGCGCACGCCGACCCTGCGCGCGAACTGGCTGCGCGTGGCCCAGGACGGGCCCGCGATGTGCGCCGCCGTGGTGCTGCTGGCGTTCGCCGCGGTTGGCCTGCTCGATTCCGTGCATTACCGGCCCCGTCTACCGCCGCTGCCCGGCGCGCCGGCCGATGCGCCCGTCGCCTACGCGCCATCGGCGCGGTCGCTCCTGGACGCGGTTCTGGGCGGCTCCGTCCTGACCCGTCCGGAAAAGACCTACTCGGCGCCCCTGGCCGCGCGCCAGTTCACCAAGGAAACCATGCTGGTAGACGGTCACCCCGTGCGCGATTTCCCGCGCTTGCGGGCCGGCGCCGCGCATCTGTCCGATCCGGACGCGCAGCGCCCTGCGGATGCCGCCCGTCGTGCCGTTTATGGCCTGGCTGGCGGCGTGGCGATGGCCTTGGGCGCCGGGTGCCTGCTGGGCGCGGCGCTGGCGCGCCGGCGCGGCGGCTGGCGGGCCGCCATGCGCGACGTGCTGCGCGGCGATACGGAGGTGCGATGGCGCGCCATGTGGGTCACCCTGGCGGTCCTGTGCGCGGTGGGCGGGGTCCTGGCCGGCCTGGCCACCGGCTACCATCCCCTGGGCACCGACCGCACGGGCAACGATGTGCTGTGGCAGGCGATCAAGAGCGTGCGCACGGCGCTGGTCATCGGCAGCCTGACGACGCTGGCCATGCTGCCGCCCGCCATGGGCTTCGGTATCGCCGCCGGCTATTTCAAAGGCAAGGTGGACGACGCCATCACCTATCTGTACACGACGCTCACATCCATCCCGGGCGTGCTGCTGGTCGCGGCCTGCGTGCTGATGATGCAGGTGTATATCGACAACAATCCATCCCGTTTCCCGACGTCGGCGGAACGCGCCGATCTCCGTCTGTTCCTGCTGTGCCTGATTCTGGGGCTGACGGGCTGGGCGGGGCTGTGCCGGCTGGTGCGCGCCGAAGTCCTCAAGCTGCGCGAACTGGAGTACGTGCAGGCAGCGCGCGCCTTCGGCGTGTCGCAGTGGGGCATCATGCGGCGGCATCTGGTGCCCAATGTGATGCACATCGTATTGATCACCGTGGTGCTGGAATTCTCTTCGCTGGTGCTGTACGAGGCCGTTCTTTCCTACCTTGGCATCGGCGTGGACCCGTCCATGAATTCCTTCGGGTCGATGATCGACGCCGCCCGGCTGGAGATGTCGATGGACCCCATGATCTGGTGGAACCTGGGTACCGCCTTCGTATTCATGTTGGCGCTGGTGCTGGCGGCGAATCTCTTCGCCGACGGCGTGCGCGCCGCCTTCGACCCGCGCTCGCGCAAGTTCCGGCCGCGGCGCGCGCCCGTGCTGGCGCCGGCTCGCAGCGGCGGGCTGTTCGCGGCGTCGCCGGTTGCCGCGGAGTCGCGCGAGCTTTCGCGCGGACAGGGAGAGGGGCGATGA
- a CDS encoding ABC transporter permease: MTAYIIRRLLYGVLILIGVNLFTFLLFFAVNTPDDMARLSIGGQRVSQDAIEKWKAERGYDKPLFFNASAPGPQRFTDTIFYQRSVPLLRLEFGASDAGRDIGREIRTRMWPSLALAVPTFLLGLWASIVFSLALVFFRATRLDFWGVVLCVVLLSISGLFYIIAGQWMFSKLLRLVPYSGFAGGLDAVKFLALPVAVAVVSRLGPEARFYRTLFLEEIGKDYVRTARAKGLTEATVLFRHVLRNAMLPILTGTVATLPLLFMGSLISESFFGIPGLGSYTIDAINAQDFSIVRAMVFLGSALYIVGLILADISYTLADPRVRFE, encoded by the coding sequence ATGACTGCCTACATCATCCGGCGCCTGCTCTATGGCGTGCTGATCCTGATCGGCGTGAACCTGTTCACCTTCCTGCTTTTCTTCGCCGTCAACACGCCGGACGACATGGCGCGCCTGTCGATCGGCGGCCAGCGCGTCAGCCAGGATGCCATCGAGAAGTGGAAGGCCGAGCGCGGGTACGACAAGCCGCTGTTCTTCAATGCGTCAGCGCCGGGCCCGCAACGCTTCACCGATACGATCTTCTATCAGCGCTCCGTGCCCCTGCTGCGGCTGGAGTTCGGCGCGTCGGACGCGGGGCGGGACATCGGGCGCGAAATCCGCACAAGGATGTGGCCCAGCCTGGCGCTGGCGGTGCCCACCTTCCTGCTCGGCTTGTGGGCCAGCATCGTGTTTTCCCTGGCGCTGGTGTTTTTCCGCGCCACGCGCCTGGACTTCTGGGGCGTCGTGCTGTGCGTGGTGCTGCTGTCCATATCGGGGCTGTTCTACATCATCGCGGGCCAGTGGATGTTCTCCAAGCTGCTGCGGCTGGTGCCGTACTCGGGATTCGCCGGAGGGCTGGACGCGGTCAAGTTCCTTGCGCTTCCGGTGGCGGTTGCCGTGGTGTCGCGCCTCGGGCCGGAGGCGCGCTTCTACCGCACCCTGTTCCTGGAGGAGATCGGCAAGGATTACGTGCGCACCGCGCGCGCGAAGGGCCTGACCGAAGCCACGGTGCTGTTCCGCCACGTGCTGCGCAACGCCATGCTGCCCATCCTGACCGGCACCGTCGCCACGCTGCCGCTGCTGTTCATGGGCAGCCTGATATCGGAGTCCTTTTTCGGCATTCCGGGCCTGGGCAGCTACACGATCGACGCCATCAACGCCCAGGATTTCTCCATCGTGCGCGCGATGGTGTTCCTGGGCTCCGCCCTGTACATCGTCGGGCTGATCCTGGCCGACATTTCCTACACGCTGGCCGATCCCCGCGTGCGCTTCGAGTGA
- a CDS encoding ABC transporter substrate-binding protein, translated as MGSIRRLWALAAFCVGVLAGCGQGSPINSPYPAGAEKQNTLYTAFTRNSPKYLDPASSYSVDETPFTYNIYEPLYGYDYLQRPYKLIPRAAAAISPPTYLDAQGNVLPQDAPGASIAESVYEIPIRPGIRFQPHPAFARNPDGSYVYFPLRPGELDDKASIPDFPRTGTRELTADDYVYAFRRLASPRVVSPIYSLMADYVVGMKAYGDRLRELDQAARAKLPPGQRDLPWLDLRQSGFQGVTAPDPHTLRIRVKGKYPQFKYWLAMTFTAPVPWEAERFYSQPGMSTRNLSLNTWPVGTGPYMMVESLQNRRHVLARNPNYHGEPYPCQGEPADRAAGRLQDCGKPTPFIDKVVFSIEKESTPLTGKFLQGYYDIPQVERGEYGVAMLVAAGDSPDKAARYREHGIQLPTAVETQNWYMGFNWNDPVVGKGDTPERQERNRKLRQAISIAFDWEEYIAIFENSQAAVAYGPVPPGVLGYKEPPEGINPVVYDLVDGKPRRKSIDVARRLLAEAGYPNGRDAVTGEPLVLHYDAMTGMGSSPMFDWMRRQLDKLGIQLDVRSTDYSRFQDKMRRGTAQMFFWGWNADYPDAENFLFLLYGPNAKAATGGENAANYANPEFDKLFDQMKFLDDGPEKAALIDRMVAIVQRDAPWMFGYFPMSGGAYQQWVGNAKPTQMVRNTLQYMKLDPALRTAKIREWNRPIWWPLALLAVLIVLAVWPSYRALRRREKQTAFGDRAVAARETP; from the coding sequence ATGGGGAGCATCAGGCGGCTTTGGGCTCTGGCGGCGTTTTGCGTCGGGGTGCTGGCAGGCTGCGGACAGGGCAGCCCGATCAACAGTCCTTATCCCGCCGGCGCGGAAAAACAGAACACGCTGTACACCGCGTTTACGCGCAATTCGCCGAAGTACCTGGACCCCGCCAGTTCCTATTCGGTCGACGAGACGCCATTCACGTACAACATCTATGAGCCGCTGTATGGCTACGATTACCTGCAGCGGCCGTACAAGCTGATCCCGCGCGCCGCGGCGGCGATCTCCCCGCCAACCTACCTGGACGCCCAGGGCAATGTGCTGCCGCAGGACGCGCCCGGCGCATCGATCGCCGAAAGCGTCTACGAAATCCCCATCCGTCCGGGCATCCGCTTCCAGCCCCATCCCGCCTTCGCGCGCAATCCCGACGGCAGCTATGTCTACTTTCCGCTGCGTCCCGGCGAGCTGGACGACAAGGCGTCGATTCCGGATTTTCCCCGCACGGGGACGCGCGAGCTGACCGCCGACGATTACGTCTACGCGTTCCGGCGCCTGGCCAGCCCGCGGGTGGTCTCGCCGATCTATTCGCTGATGGCGGACTATGTCGTGGGCATGAAGGCCTACGGCGACCGCCTGCGCGAACTGGATCAGGCGGCGCGGGCCAAGCTGCCCCCGGGCCAGCGCGACCTGCCGTGGCTGGACCTGCGGCAATCCGGTTTCCAAGGGGTCACCGCGCCCGACCCCCATACGCTGCGTATCCGGGTCAAGGGCAAGTACCCGCAGTTCAAGTACTGGCTGGCGATGACCTTCACCGCCCCGGTCCCCTGGGAGGCGGAACGTTTCTACAGCCAGCCCGGAATGTCCACGCGGAATCTGTCGTTGAACACCTGGCCGGTCGGCACCGGGCCGTACATGATGGTGGAATCGCTGCAGAACCGCCGCCACGTGCTGGCGCGCAATCCCAACTACCACGGCGAGCCTTATCCCTGTCAGGGAGAACCCGCCGACCGTGCAGCGGGCCGGCTGCAGGATTGCGGCAAGCCCACGCCTTTCATCGACAAGGTGGTATTCAGCATCGAAAAGGAATCGACGCCGCTCACCGGCAAGTTCCTGCAGGGCTATTACGACATCCCGCAGGTCGAGCGCGGCGAATATGGCGTGGCCATGCTGGTCGCCGCGGGCGACTCTCCCGACAAGGCTGCGCGCTACCGGGAACACGGCATCCAGCTGCCCACCGCGGTGGAGACCCAGAACTGGTACATGGGCTTCAACTGGAATGATCCCGTCGTGGGCAAGGGCGACACCCCGGAACGGCAGGAGCGCAATCGCAAGCTGCGCCAGGCCATCAGCATCGCCTTCGACTGGGAGGAATACATCGCCATTTTCGAAAACAGCCAGGCGGCCGTCGCTTATGGGCCCGTGCCGCCGGGCGTGTTGGGATACAAAGAGCCGCCGGAGGGCATCAATCCGGTGGTGTACGACCTGGTGGACGGCAAGCCCCGGCGCAAGTCCATCGACGTGGCCCGCAGGCTGCTGGCCGAGGCCGGGTACCCGAACGGCCGCGACGCGGTCACGGGCGAGCCCCTGGTGCTGCACTACGACGCCATGACCGGCATGGGGTCCAGCCCGATGTTCGACTGGATGCGGCGCCAACTGGACAAGCTGGGCATCCAGCTGGACGTGCGATCCACCGACTACAGCCGCTTCCAGGACAAGATGCGGCGCGGCACCGCGCAGATGTTCTTCTGGGGCTGGAACGCCGATTACCCGGATGCCGAGAATTTCCTTTTCCTGCTGTACGGACCCAACGCCAAGGCCGCCACTGGCGGCGAGAACGCGGCCAACTACGCCAATCCTGAATTCGACAAGCTGTTCGACCAGATGAAGTTCCTGGACGACGGTCCGGAGAAGGCCGCGCTGATCGACCGCATGGTGGCCATCGTCCAGCGTGACGCGCCGTGGATGTTCGGCTATTTCCCGATGTCCGGCGGGGCATATCAGCAATGGGTCGGCAATGCCAAGCCGACGCAGATGGTGCGCAACACACTGCAGTACATGAAGCTCGATCCGGCGCTTCGAACCGCGAAAATCCGCGAATGGAACCGGCCGATCTGGTGGCCGCTGGCTTTGCTGGCGGTATTGATCGTCCTGGCCGTCTGGCCTTCATACCGGGCGCTGCGCCGGCGCGAAAAACAGACGGCGTTCGGCGATCGCGCCGTGGCCGCGCGGGAGACGCCATGA
- a CDS encoding thermonuclease family protein codes for MRAVLRRAGVSRPVIALVAALAAAGLGYCASPSGRAPAHGQGYTLEGRIVHVADGDTVTLLAREGQRRIRLASIDAPETGHGREKPGQPYAQAARRNLESLVAGRTLTARCYEQDRYGRDVCDLPLQDGQTANRRQVADGYAWANTVRRGEYLRDPSLPGLQREAEQARRGLWAQPHAVPPWVWRHDCWNEGKCAAAAQAR; via the coding sequence CTGCGCGCCGTGCTTCGGCGTGCCGGCGTTTCGCGTCCCGTCATCGCGCTCGTCGCCGCCCTGGCGGCGGCGGGGCTGGGCTATTGCGCCTCGCCGTCCGGCCGCGCCCCGGCGCACGGCCAGGGCTATACCCTGGAAGGGCGCATCGTGCACGTTGCGGACGGCGATACCGTCACCCTGCTGGCGCGCGAGGGGCAGCGCCGCATCCGCCTGGCCAGTATCGACGCGCCGGAAACCGGGCATGGACGCGAAAAACCCGGTCAGCCCTACGCGCAGGCGGCGCGGCGCAATCTCGAGTCCCTGGTCGCCGGCCGCACGCTCACGGCGCGGTGCTATGAGCAGGACCGCTACGGCCGCGACGTGTGCGACCTGCCCTTGCAGGACGGACAGACCGCCAACCGAAGGCAGGTGGCGGACGGATATGCCTGGGCCAATACCGTGCGCCGCGGCGAATATCTGCGAGATCCATCCCTGCCGGGCCTGCAGCGCGAGGCGGAGCAGGCGCGTCGCGGCCTGTGGGCACAGCCTCACGCGGTGCCCCCGTGGGTATGGCGGCACGATTGCTGGAACGAAGGCAAGTGCGCCGCCGCCGCGCAGGCGCGGTGA
- a CDS encoding magnesium and cobalt transport protein CorA, with amino-acid sequence MQDSESNRAIVPPAANGNGGEYAGEVVASIAYEKGRRSAQVAIDRIHEYVGQTERLLWLGLKNPHPDLVTRVGQALNLGAKALEELREPHRRPKIIDYGNVVLVVAITVEVEGDRPLFGETQIVIGDGFLVTIRRGSTAPHSALRERLEAAPDLLARGSDYIASELLDFLVDRYVHAATRLEGIVENAEQKLLIRGAKDADIRRLYRQRRDLLRIHNAIAPMAEICRRLSRVEMTAIDANARPYFGEVADRVVRVDELIAALRDALAFAFEASLMIGQSQQNDTTRRLASWAAILAVPTAVAGIYGMNFKFMPELEWHYGYPVTLAGIAAACGLLYWRFRRAGWL; translated from the coding sequence ATGCAGGACTCCGAGTCGAACCGCGCCATCGTGCCGCCGGCCGCGAACGGCAATGGCGGCGAATACGCGGGCGAGGTCGTCGCTTCCATTGCCTACGAAAAGGGTCGGCGCAGCGCGCAGGTGGCCATCGATCGGATTCACGAGTACGTGGGCCAGACCGAGCGCCTGTTGTGGCTGGGGCTGAAGAATCCGCATCCCGATCTGGTCACGCGTGTGGGCCAGGCGCTGAATCTTGGCGCCAAGGCGCTGGAAGAACTGCGCGAACCGCACCGGCGGCCGAAGATCATCGACTATGGCAACGTGGTGCTGGTGGTGGCCATCACCGTGGAAGTCGAGGGCGATCGGCCGCTGTTCGGCGAAACTCAGATCGTCATCGGCGACGGCTTCCTGGTCACCATACGACGGGGTTCCACCGCGCCGCACAGCGCCTTGCGCGAGCGCCTGGAAGCGGCCCCGGACCTGCTGGCCCGCGGCAGCGACTATATCGCCTCCGAGCTGCTGGATTTCCTGGTAGACCGCTACGTGCACGCCGCGACGCGGCTGGAAGGCATCGTCGAGAACGCCGAGCAGAAACTCCTGATACGCGGAGCCAAGGACGCCGATATCCGACGGCTGTACCGCCAGCGCCGCGATCTGCTGCGCATTCACAACGCCATCGCGCCGATGGCGGAGATCTGCCGCCGGCTGTCCCGCGTGGAAATGACCGCGATCGACGCCAACGCCCGTCCCTATTTCGGCGAAGTCGCCGATCGGGTGGTGCGTGTGGACGAGCTGATTGCGGCCCTGCGCGACGCGCTGGCCTTCGCGTTCGAGGCCAGCCTGATGATCGGCCAGTCGCAGCAGAACGACACGACGCGCCGGCTGGCTTCCTGGGCGGCCATCCTGGCCGTGCCCACGGCGGTGGCAGGCATCTACGGCATGAATTTCAAGTTCATGCCGGAACTGGAGTGGCACTACGGGTATCCGGTCACGTTGGCCGGAATCGCGGCGGCCTGTGGTCTCTTGTACTGGCGGTTTCGGCGCGCCGGCTGGCTCTAG
- a CDS encoding DUF72 domain-containing protein: MAERRKPAAIRIGISGWRYAPWRGNFYPKGLPQSRELAYAAHQVCTVEINGTFYSLQRPEAFASWRDETPGGFVFAVKGPRFLTHTLRLRNVEEAMANFFASGILALREKLGPILWQLPPTLQWDPDRIEPFLDLLPRDTEAAARLAHRHGPRMRGRSVVDADARRPLRHAMEVRHPSFACPEFVLSLRRRGIALVTADTAGKWPLLEDATADFAYVRLHGDKVLYSSGYTAQAIEDWARRIDVWSRGATPRGARLAGPRPRASGPRDVYCYFDNDMKVMAPRDARALMAALKLPMQPV, encoded by the coding sequence ATGGCCGAACGACGCAAGCCTGCCGCCATCCGCATCGGCATTTCGGGTTGGCGCTACGCGCCCTGGCGCGGCAACTTCTATCCCAAGGGCCTGCCGCAATCGCGTGAACTCGCCTATGCCGCCCACCAGGTATGCACGGTGGAAATCAACGGCACCTTCTACTCCCTGCAGCGCCCCGAAGCCTTCGCATCATGGCGGGACGAAACGCCCGGCGGCTTCGTGTTCGCGGTCAAGGGCCCGCGTTTCCTGACGCACACGTTGCGGCTGCGCAATGTGGAAGAAGCGATGGCGAACTTCTTTGCCTCCGGCATTCTTGCCTTGCGCGAAAAGCTCGGGCCCATCCTGTGGCAGTTGCCGCCGACCCTGCAATGGGATCCGGACCGGATCGAACCCTTCCTGGACCTTTTGCCTCGAGACACCGAGGCCGCCGCGCGCCTGGCCCACCGCCATGGCCCCCGCATGCGAGGGCGCAGCGTCGTCGATGCCGACGCCCGGCGGCCGCTGCGCCATGCCATGGAGGTGCGGCATCCGAGCTTCGCCTGCCCGGAGTTCGTTTTATCGCTGCGGCGGCGCGGCATCGCGCTGGTCACCGCGGATACGGCAGGCAAATGGCCCCTGCTGGAGGACGCAACGGCCGACTTCGCCTATGTCCGCCTGCACGGCGACAAGGTCCTGTACAGCAGCGGCTATACCGCGCAAGCCATCGAAGACTGGGCGCGCCGCATCGATGTATGGAGCCGGGGCGCCACGCCGCGGGGCGCCCGGTTGGCGGGGCCGCGGCCGCGCGCATCCGGCCCGCGCGACGTCTATTGTTATTTCGACAACGATATGAAAGTGATGGCTCCGCGCGATGCGCGCGCCTTGATGGCCGCCCTGAAGCTGCCGATGCAACCGGTCTGA
- a CDS encoding ATP-dependent helicase — translation MSELSPGADAPDPLADLNPRQREAAEYGVGPAPGGPLLVIAGAGSGKTNTLAHRVANLILRGADPQRMLLLTFSRRAAIEMERRAGTVLQKVLRQRAGQTPPALPWAGTFHSIGARLLREYAPQIGLSESFTIHDRGDSEDLMGMVRHELGLSSTEARFPLKGSCLAIYSRVVNSQSPLDVALREQFPWCAQWEEALKRLFRAYVEAKQAQQVLDYDDLLLYWSEMMSHPAIAQDVGGRFDHVMVDEYQDTNRLQAAILLAMKPDGSGLTVVGDDAQSIYSFRAATVRNILDFPGQFPAPAKVVTLERNYRSTQPILDASNAVIALARERHAKALWTDRKSSNKPALVTVSDEAAQARWVADQVLARREAGATLKSQAVLFRASGHSAAVELELTRRNIPFVKFGGLRFLEAAHIKDVLAMLRWAQNPRSRMSGFRAAQLVPGIGPATAARLMDAMDAAPDPLAALDGFKPGSAAREGWQAFAQAYRSLCAPGLAWPADLDIALRWYGPHLERLYEDARVRKADLDQLARIATGYPSRERFLTELTLDPPDATSAEAGPPLRDEDYMILSTIHSAKGQEWKSVYVLNVVDGCIPSDMATGASEEIEEERRLLYVAMTRAKEDLHLIVPQRFYVHQQTGLGDRHVYGSRTRFIPDEMTNLFEFLPKAPELPATRRGAPAPVAQVDVAARLRRLF, via the coding sequence ATGTCCGAACTCTCCCCCGGCGCCGACGCGCCCGACCCGCTCGCCGACCTCAATCCCCGGCAGCGCGAGGCCGCGGAGTACGGGGTGGGGCCGGCTCCCGGCGGCCCGTTGCTGGTCATCGCGGGGGCGGGGTCCGGCAAGACCAATACGCTTGCGCACCGGGTCGCGAATCTCATCCTGCGCGGCGCCGACCCGCAGCGCATGCTGCTGCTGACGTTCTCGCGCCGGGCCGCCATCGAAATGGAGCGGCGGGCGGGCACGGTGTTGCAGAAGGTGCTGCGCCAGCGTGCCGGTCAGACGCCGCCGGCGCTGCCATGGGCAGGCACCTTTCACAGCATCGGCGCCCGCCTGCTGCGCGAATATGCGCCGCAGATCGGGCTGTCGGAATCCTTCACCATTCACGACCGCGGCGACTCGGAAGACCTCATGGGCATGGTGCGCCATGAACTGGGTCTGTCTTCCACCGAGGCGCGCTTCCCCTTGAAGGGCAGCTGCCTGGCCATCTATTCCCGCGTCGTGAACAGCCAGTCGCCGCTGGACGTGGCGCTGCGGGAGCAGTTTCCCTGGTGCGCCCAATGGGAAGAAGCGCTGAAGCGCCTGTTCCGCGCCTACGTCGAAGCCAAGCAGGCGCAGCAGGTGCTCGACTACGACGACCTGCTGCTCTATTGGTCGGAGATGATGAGCCACCCCGCTATCGCACAGGACGTGGGCGGCCGTTTCGACCACGTCATGGTGGACGAGTACCAGGACACGAACCGTTTGCAGGCCGCGATCCTGCTGGCGATGAAGCCCGATGGGAGCGGCCTGACGGTGGTCGGCGACGACGCTCAATCCATCTATTCCTTCCGCGCCGCGACGGTGCGCAATATTCTGGATTTCCCAGGTCAGTTTCCGGCGCCGGCCAAGGTCGTCACGCTGGAGCGCAACTACCGATCGACCCAGCCCATCCTGGACGCTTCCAACGCGGTCATCGCGCTGGCGCGCGAGCGGCACGCCAAGGCGTTGTGGACCGATCGCAAGTCGTCGAACAAGCCCGCGCTGGTCACGGTGAGCGACGAAGCGGCGCAGGCCCGCTGGGTCGCGGACCAGGTGCTCGCGCGCCGCGAGGCAGGCGCCACGCTCAAGTCGCAGGCGGTGCTGTTTCGCGCATCCGGGCACAGCGCTGCCGTGGAGCTCGAGCTGACCCGGCGCAATATTCCCTTCGTCAAGTTCGGCGGCCTGCGTTTTCTGGAAGCCGCGCATATCAAGGATGTGCTCGCGATGTTGCGCTGGGCGCAGAATCCGCGCAGCCGCATGTCCGGTTTTCGTGCCGCCCAACTGGTGCCCGGCATCGGCCCGGCGACGGCGGCGCGCCTGATGGACGCGATGGACGCCGCCCCCGATCCGCTTGCCGCGCTGGACGGATTCAAGCCCGGCAGCGCCGCGCGCGAAGGCTGGCAGGCGTTTGCGCAGGCGTACAGGTCCTTGTGCGCGCCCGGCCTGGCCTGGCCGGCGGACCTCGATATCGCGCTGCGCTGGTACGGGCCGCATCTCGAACGCCTGTACGAGGATGCGCGCGTGCGCAAGGCCGACCTGGACCAGCTTGCGCGCATCGCCACCGGCTATCCGTCCCGCGAGCGGTTCTTGACTGAACTCACGCTGGATCCGCCCGATGCCACCAGCGCAGAGGCCGGGCCGCCGCTGCGCGACGAGGACTACATGATCCTATCGACGATCCACTCCGCCAAGGGCCAGGAGTGGAAGTCGGTGTACGTGCTGAACGTGGTGGACGGCTGCATTCCGTCAGATATGGCGACGGGCGCATCGGAAGAGATCGAAGAGGAAAGGCGCCTGCTTTACGTCGCGATGACGCGCGCCAAGGAAGACCTGCACCTGATCGTGCCGCAACGCTTTTACGTGCACCAGCAGACCGGGCTGGGCGACCGGCATGTCTACGGATCGCGCACCCGGTTCATTCCGGACGAAATGACGAATCTGTTTGAATTCCTGCCCAAGGCGCCGGAACTGCCGGCCACCCGGCGCGGCGCGCCCGCGCCCGTCGCGCAGGTCGATGTGGCGGCGCGCCTGCGCAGGCTTTTCTAG
- a CDS encoding PA2169 family four-helix-bundle protein — translation MADRIVKLLNNLIETSKNGEKGFLAAAEDTKDPELRGLFQNRANDCAAGAAELQAIVTRLGGKPETGGSVAGAVHRGWVHLKSAVTGRSDASILEECERGEDVAKHDYTDALREPLPEDIRAVIQKQYEGVLRNHDQIRALRDRYRASA, via the coding sequence ATGGCCGACCGTATCGTCAAACTGCTGAACAATCTGATCGAGACCAGCAAGAACGGGGAAAAGGGTTTCCTCGCTGCCGCCGAGGACACCAAGGACCCCGAACTGCGCGGCCTGTTCCAGAACCGCGCCAACGACTGCGCCGCCGGCGCAGCGGAGCTGCAAGCCATCGTCACGCGGCTGGGCGGCAAGCCTGAAACCGGCGGGAGCGTGGCCGGCGCGGTGCACCGCGGCTGGGTACACCTGAAGTCCGCGGTGACCGGGCGCTCGGACGCCAGCATCCTTGAGGAATGCGAACGCGGCGAGGACGTCGCCAAGCACGACTACACCGACGCGCTGCGCGAACCGCTGCCCGAGGACATCCGCGCCGTCATCCAGAAACAGTACGAAGGGGTGCTGCGCAATCACGACCAGATCCGGGCCCTGCGCGACCGCTATCGCGCCAGCGCCTGA
- a CDS encoding LysR family transcriptional regulator, with protein sequence MNFSLRQLQAFIAVARHASFTKAAEQFHITQAGLSAMVRDLETQLNCQLFERTTRVVRLTPAGAQLLPVVMRTVGELGVAVADAASLERPRRNRARIGVTPLIACSVIPEVLRRFGQIAPQADIEVADLDRRLIQQQVERGELDAGFGAFFHRVSGMRRRALFQWHLVLAMAPGARRAPQAVGWRDIATDGLISLPRDNPIQQLVDRRLRIAPGDGLASSGRTVTHLETALALVEAGLGQAVVPSFAAIARSRWRVRFARVEPMTALDYYCITRAGSAASPLVDQFAATFAAVAARHMSA encoded by the coding sequence ATGAACTTTTCCCTACGCCAGCTGCAGGCCTTCATCGCCGTCGCCCGCCATGCCAGCTTCACCAAGGCGGCCGAGCAGTTCCACATCACGCAGGCCGGGTTGAGCGCGATGGTGCGCGACCTGGAAACGCAGTTGAACTGCCAACTGTTCGAGCGCACGACCCGCGTGGTGCGCCTGACGCCGGCGGGCGCGCAGCTTCTGCCTGTCGTGATGCGGACGGTCGGCGAACTGGGCGTGGCGGTGGCCGATGCCGCATCGTTGGAGCGTCCGCGCCGCAACCGGGCCCGTATCGGCGTGACGCCCCTGATCGCCTGCAGCGTCATACCGGAGGTGCTGCGGCGATTTGGCCAGATCGCGCCGCAGGCGGATATCGAAGTCGCGGATCTGGATCGGCGATTGATCCAGCAGCAGGTCGAACGTGGAGAACTGGACGCCGGCTTTGGCGCCTTCTTCCATCGCGTTTCAGGCATGCGCCGCCGTGCGCTGTTCCAATGGCATCTGGTACTGGCCATGGCGCCGGGCGCCCGCCGCGCGCCACAGGCCGTGGGGTGGCGCGACATCGCCACGGACGGCTTGATATCCCTGCCGCGCGACAATCCCATCCAACAGCTTGTGGACCGCCGTCTGCGCATCGCGCCCGGCGATGGGCTGGCGTCGTCCGGGCGTACGGTGACCCATTTGGAAACGGCCTTGGCGCTGGTTGAGGCGGGCTTGGGCCAGGCGGTCGTGCCGTCCTTCGCGGCCATTGCCCGCTCGCGCTGGCGCGTGCGCTTTGCCAGGGTCGAACCGATGACGGCGCTGGACTACTACTGCATCACAAGGGCAGGAAGTGCCGCCTCGCCGCTGGTCGACCAATTCGCCGCCACTTTCGCCGCCGTTGCCGCGCGCCATATGAGCGCATGA